The Lysobacter sp. HDW10 genome window below encodes:
- a CDS encoding GlsB/YeaQ/YmgE family stress response membrane protein has protein sequence MFESWIGYIVGGLVIGILARWIKPGADPMGWILTIILGIIGAVAGGYLSLQMGVTNSLMQWAIAIILAIVLLFIYEKVRKPKARL, from the coding sequence ATGTTTGAATCTTGGATCGGTTACATCGTTGGTGGTTTGGTTATCGGTATTCTCGCGCGCTGGATCAAGCCGGGTGCAGACCCGATGGGTTGGATCCTCACCATCATTCTCGGCATCATCGGTGCAGTGGCCGGGGGTTATCTGAGCCTACAGATGGGCGTGACCAACAGCTTGATGCAGTGGGCGATTGCCATCATTCTCGCCATCGTTCTGCTGTTCATCTACGAAAAGGTTCGTAAGCCGAAGGCGCGCCTCTAA
- a CDS encoding phosphotransferase, with product MTDSIENLRAAERLAWARAALGHPSVELERASTDAGFRSYWRTVGHTPSRIVMDSPTDKEDVRPWLRMRDVLEAAGVRVPVVLAQDVDKGFLLLEDLGVNTYLQDIDAHNADAFFDAAIMQLIKLQKVDAPADLPRYDDEMLGRELHLFDTWFCGTHLGLSLSCEEMEQLDAAYRFLINNALAQNAVLVHRDFMPRNLMQADNGPAVLDFQDAVVGPIAYDVLSLFKDAFLSWPPERVDAWLQRYHAMADAEGLPVPALDAFVRDAELIGVQRHLKVIGIFARLHHRDSKPKYLADVPRFFDYLEGVLPKYPELSALAAFVHARVKPAMHALENAPQAPAA from the coding sequence ATGACTGATTCCATTGAAAACCTTCGCGCTGCCGAACGCCTTGCATGGGCGCGTGCCGCCTTGGGTCATCCGAGCGTCGAACTCGAACGCGCTTCGACCGATGCCGGTTTCCGCAGCTACTGGCGCACGGTCGGTCATACCCCTTCTCGCATCGTCATGGACTCGCCGACCGACAAAGAAGATGTGCGTCCTTGGCTGCGTATGCGTGACGTGCTTGAAGCAGCCGGTGTTCGCGTACCCGTCGTGCTCGCACAAGATGTCGACAAAGGCTTCCTCTTGTTGGAAGACTTAGGCGTCAACACCTATTTGCAAGACATCGATGCGCACAATGCCGATGCGTTCTTCGACGCGGCGATCATGCAATTGATCAAGCTGCAGAAGGTCGACGCACCGGCCGATCTGCCGCGCTATGACGACGAGATGCTCGGTCGTGAACTGCACTTGTTCGACACTTGGTTTTGCGGCACGCATCTAGGGCTCAGTTTGAGCTGTGAAGAGATGGAACAGCTCGATGCGGCGTATCGCTTTTTGATCAACAACGCGCTCGCGCAAAACGCGGTCTTGGTCCATCGTGACTTCATGCCGCGCAATTTGATGCAAGCCGACAATGGTCCTGCCGTGCTCGATTTTCAGGATGCCGTCGTCGGCCCGATTGCCTACGACGTCTTGTCGCTATTCAAAGATGCATTTCTCAGCTGGCCGCCCGAACGGGTGGATGCTTGGCTGCAGCGCTATCACGCGATGGCAGATGCGGAAGGCTTACCGGTACCTGCGCTTGACGCCTTCGTTCGTGATGCCGAGTTGATCGGCGTGCAACGCCATTTAAAAGTCATCGGGATTTTCGCCCGTTTGCATCATCGTGATTCGAAGCCCAAATACCTCGCTGATGTGCCGCGGTTCTTCGACTACCTCGAAGGTGTGCTGCCGAAATATCCCGAACTCAGCGCACTGGCAGCCTTCGTGCATGCGCGCGTCAAACCCGCGATGCACGCGTTGGAAAACGCACCACAGGCACCTGCGGCGTGA